From a region of the Hippopotamus amphibius kiboko isolate mHipAmp2 chromosome 3, mHipAmp2.hap2, whole genome shotgun sequence genome:
- the LOC130850443 gene encoding olfactory receptor 140-like, protein MNVLMSPNNVTEFVLLGLTQNPHLQKMLFVVFLLIFLFTVLANLLIIMTISLSPTLSAPMYFFLTHLSFIDASFTSVTTPKMIADMLYQRRTISWDGCLTQLFVGHFLGGSETIVLTAMAYDRYVAICKPLHYTTVMRQGLCQLLVVVAWVGGILHATVQILFMMDLTFCGPNVTDHFMCDFVSLLNLACSDIYRLGMVVATNSGGMCLLIFFMLLISYIVILSSLKSHDSEGRRKALSTCGSHFTVVVLFFVPCIFTHLHPVAAYPADKLVTVFFAILTPMLNPVIYTVRNTEVKIAMRSLLKRIVT, encoded by the coding sequence ATGAATGTCCTCATGTCTCCCAACAATGTGACTGAATTTGTTCTTTTGGGACTCACCCAGAACCCACACTTGCAGAAAATGCTCTTCGTTGTCTTCTTGTTGATTTTCCTATTTACTGTGCTGGCCAATCTGCTCATTATCATGAccatctccctcagccccacactttctgctcccatgtacttctttctcactCATCTGTCCTTCATAGATGCATCCTTCACCTCTGTCACCACCCCCAAGATGATCGCTGACATGCTGTACCAGAGGAGAACCATCTCTTGGGATGGCTGCCTGACTCAGCTCTTTGTGGGACACTTCCTGGGAGGGTCAGAGACCATcgtcctcactgccatggcctatgaccgctatgtggccatctgcaagcctctgCACTACACGACCGTCATGCGACAGGGGCTTTGCCagctcctggtggtggtggcctgGGTCGGGGGGATCCTACATGCCACTGTGCAGATTCTTTTCATGATGGACTTGACTTTCTGTGGTCCCAATGTCACTGACCACTTCATGTGTGATTTCGTCTCACTGTTGAATCTTGCCTGCAGCGATATCTACAGGCTTGGAATGGTGGTGGCAACTAATAGTGGGGGCATgtgtttactcatttttttcatgcTACTTATTTCCTACATAGTCATCCTGAGCTCCCTGAAATCCCATGACTCTGAAGGACGACGCAAAGCCCTCTCTACATGTGGCTCCCACTTCACAGTAGTGGTACTCTTTTTTGTCCCCTGTATATTCACCCACTTGCATCCTGTGGCCGCTTATCCTGCAGACAAGTTGGTGACTGTGTTCTTTGCAATCCTCACTCCCATGTTAAATCCTGTTATTTACACTGTGAGAAATACAGAGGTGAAAATTGCCATGAGGAGTTTGTTGAAGAGGATAGTTACTTAG